Proteins from a single region of Mumia flava:
- the hisS gene encoding histidine--tRNA ligase, which produces MARPTPLSGFPELLPAERIAEQHVLDHLRATFELHGFASVETRAVEPMEQLLRKGEIDKEVYVLRRLQAEDSEGDARLGLHFDLTVPFARYVLEKAGHLDFPFRRYQIQKVWRGERPQEGRFREFTQADIDVVARDVLPFHFDVEIASVMAEALAGLPLPPVRLQLSNRKLLEGFYRGLGAEDPTAVMRVMDKLDKLDETGIRTLLAECGLDEQQAGLCLALAEVVTEDTAFVDRVRALGVTDPMLDEGLADLAEVVGSLTDLGLDGVTVTADLRIARGLDYYTGTVFETMLEGYESLGSICSGGRYEALASDGRNVFPGVGISLGVTRMVVPLVARGALTASRSVPSVVLVAVSDEASRPRSNAIARALRGRGIACEVAPSAAKFGKQIRHADRRGIPYVWFPAAADPTGDAGDEVKDIRSGEQVVADAATWTPPTADLRPQVVTKETAQ; this is translated from the coding sequence ATGGCCAGGCCCACCCCGCTGTCCGGCTTCCCCGAGCTCCTGCCGGCCGAGCGGATCGCGGAGCAGCACGTGCTGGACCACCTGCGGGCGACGTTCGAGCTGCACGGGTTCGCGTCGGTCGAGACCCGTGCGGTCGAGCCGATGGAGCAGCTCCTGCGCAAGGGTGAGATCGACAAGGAGGTCTACGTCTTGCGCCGGCTGCAGGCCGAGGACTCCGAGGGCGACGCCCGCCTGGGCCTGCACTTCGACCTGACGGTGCCGTTCGCACGGTACGTGCTGGAGAAGGCCGGGCACCTCGACTTCCCGTTCCGCCGCTACCAGATCCAGAAGGTGTGGCGTGGCGAGCGTCCGCAGGAGGGGCGCTTCCGCGAGTTCACGCAGGCGGACATCGACGTGGTCGCGCGCGACGTGCTGCCGTTCCACTTCGACGTCGAGATCGCGTCGGTGATGGCCGAGGCGCTGGCCGGTCTGCCGCTGCCACCGGTGCGTCTCCAGCTGAGCAACCGCAAGCTGCTCGAGGGGTTCTACCGCGGCCTGGGGGCCGAGGACCCGACCGCGGTGATGCGCGTGATGGACAAGCTCGACAAGCTCGACGAGACCGGGATCCGGACGCTGCTCGCCGAGTGCGGCCTCGACGAGCAGCAGGCCGGGCTGTGCCTGGCGCTCGCCGAGGTGGTCACCGAGGACACCGCGTTCGTCGACCGGGTCCGGGCGCTCGGTGTGACCGACCCGATGCTCGACGAGGGCCTGGCCGACCTCGCCGAGGTGGTCGGGTCGCTGACCGACCTCGGGCTCGACGGCGTCACGGTCACGGCCGACCTGCGGATCGCTCGCGGCCTCGACTACTACACGGGCACCGTCTTCGAGACGATGCTCGAGGGGTACGAGTCGCTCGGCTCGATCTGCTCCGGGGGCCGCTACGAGGCGCTCGCGTCCGACGGTCGCAACGTGTTCCCCGGCGTCGGGATCTCGCTCGGCGTGACCCGGATGGTGGTCCCCCTGGTCGCACGTGGGGCCCTGACCGCGTCCCGGTCGGTCCCCAGCGTCGTGCTGGTCGCGGTCTCCGACGAGGCGTCGCGGCCACGCAGCAACGCGATCGCCCGCGCGCTGCGGGGCCGGGGCATCGCGTGCGAGGTCGCGCCGAGCGCCGCGAAGTTCGGCAAGCAGATCCGGCACGCCGACCGGCGCGGGATCCCGTACGTCTGGTTCCCGGCCGCCGCGGACCCCACGGGGGACGCGGGCGACGAGGTCAAGGACATCCGCAGCGGGGAGCAGGTGGTCGCCGACGCCGCGACCTGGACCCCGCCCACCGCAGACCTGCGGCCGCAGGTCGTCACGAAGGAGACAGCACAGTGA
- a CDS encoding MBL fold metallo-hydrolase: protein MLIAAFPAGPLAANCYLVATGPGAECVVVDPGMESAEQIARVVEQHDLTPAGVLVTHGHFDHMWQAADVASSYDVPVWIHPDDRHLLADPMAAISGPSAAMLRAQLGEVPSFREPADVRDAADGTVVDVAGLRIEVDHVPGHTPGTVAYRTDYVGDEPVSQVAFTGDFLFAGSIGRTDLVGGDTDTMAQSLRRFFELPDDVVVLPGHGEQTSIGRERATNPFVLDMVGAGTGTEGS from the coding sequence GTGCTGATCGCCGCCTTCCCCGCCGGACCCCTGGCCGCCAACTGCTACCTCGTCGCGACCGGCCCCGGTGCCGAGTGCGTCGTCGTCGACCCGGGGATGGAGTCGGCGGAGCAGATCGCGCGCGTCGTGGAGCAGCACGATCTGACGCCGGCGGGTGTCCTCGTCACCCACGGGCACTTCGATCACATGTGGCAGGCCGCCGACGTCGCGTCGTCCTACGACGTCCCCGTGTGGATCCACCCGGACGATCGTCACCTGCTGGCCGACCCGATGGCCGCGATCTCCGGCCCGTCGGCTGCCATGCTGCGCGCGCAGCTCGGCGAGGTCCCGTCGTTCCGCGAGCCGGCCGACGTACGGGATGCCGCGGACGGCACGGTGGTCGACGTCGCCGGCCTGCGGATCGAGGTCGACCACGTCCCGGGCCACACGCCGGGCACCGTCGCGTACCGCACGGACTACGTCGGCGACGAGCCGGTCTCCCAGGTCGCGTTCACGGGGGACTTCCTGTTCGCGGGGTCGATCGGGCGTACGGACCTGGTCGGCGGCGACACCGACACGATGGCGCAGAGCCTCCGCCGGTTCTTCGAGCTCCCCGACGACGTCGTCGTGCTGCCCGGGCACGGTGAGCAGACCTCGATCGGACGCGAGCGCGCGACGAACCCGTTCGTCCTGGACATGGTGGGCGCGGGCACGGGCACGGAGGGCTCCTGA